One genomic region from Tachysurus fulvidraco isolate hzauxx_2018 chromosome 14, HZAU_PFXX_2.0, whole genome shotgun sequence encodes:
- the cry3a gene encoding cryptochrome circadian regulator 3a isoform X3 has protein sequence MAPNSIHWFRKGLRLHDNPALQEAVRGAATIRCVYFLDPWFAGSSNLGVNRWRFLLQCLDDLDSSLRKLNSRLFVIRGQPANVFPRLFKEWEISRLTFEYDSEPFGKERDAAIKKLAMEAGVEVIVKISHTLYNLDKIIELNGGQPPLTYKRFQTLISRMDPPEMPVETMSSNIMGCCVTPLSEDHGDKYGVPSLEELGFDTEGLPSAVWPGGETEALTRIERHLERKAWVANFERPRMNANSLLASPTGLSPYLRFGCLSCRLFYFKLTDLYRKVKKTSSPPLSLYGQLLWREFFYTAATTNPRFDKMEGNPICVRIPWDKNPEALAKWAEAKTGFPWIDAIMTQLRQEGWIHHLARHAVACFLTRGDLWISWEEGMKVFEELLLDADWSVNAGSWMWLSCSSFFQQFFHCYCPVGFGRRTDPNGDFIRRYLPILRGFPAKYIYDPWNAPDSVQTAAKCIIGVHYPKPMVNHAEASRLNIERMKQIYQQLSRYRGLGLLASVPSTHNGNGNGMVYSPGEQQSGNSIPAPAKSGSSVASGNRSGSILLNFDNEDQGPSRMQQQQKLGRVLHTAAQRVTCKRERESERDTEGDDTLFTSNKLQRQIAEISTVHRTNGNQPGMS, from the exons ATGGCCCCAAATTCCATCCACTGGTTTCGGAAGGGCCTGCGTCTGCATGACAACCCTGCACTTCAGGAGGCAGTGCGGGGTGCAGCCACCATTCGATGTGTTTACTTCCTGGACCCCTGGTTTGCTGGGTCCTCCAACCTTGGGGTCAACAGGTGgag aTTTCTCCTTCAGTGCCTAGATGATCTTGACTCCAGTCTCCGGAAGCTCAATTCACGCCTTTTTGTTATCCGAGGTCAACCAGCCAACGTTTTTCCACGACTGTTTAAG GAGTGGGAAATATCCAGGTTGACTTTCGAGTATGACTCAGAACCTTTTGGGAAGGAGCGGGATGCTGCTATTAAGAAGCTTGCAATGGAGGCTGGGGTGGAAGTCATTGTCAAGATCTCACATACGCTTTACAATCTGGACAA AATCATTGAGTTGAATGGCGGTCAGCCACCACTCACCTACAAGCGTTTCCAGACTCTGATCAGCCGTATGGACCCACCAGAGATGCCAGTGGAGACCATGTCTAGCAACATTATGGGCTGCTGCGTTACACCTCTATCTGAAGACCATGGGGACAAATATGGTGTGCCTTCTCTTGAAGAGCTGG ggTTTGACACAGAAGGACTACCCTCTGCTGTGTGGCCAGGCGGGGAGACAGAAGCATTAACAAGGATTGAGAGACACTTAGAGAGAAAG GCTTGGGTGGCCAACTTTGAGAGACCAAGGATGAATGCCAACTCCCTGCTGGCCAGCCCCACAGGTCTGAGCCCTTACCTTCGCTTTGGCTGCCTCTCCTGTCGCCTCTTCTATTTCAAACTCACAGATCTCTACAGAAAG gTAAAGAAGACCAGTAgccctcctctctccctctatgGCCAGCTGCTGTGGCGAGAATTTTTTTACACTGCTGCCACCACTAACCCACGATTTGACAAGATGGAGGGCAACCCCATCTGCGTTCGTATTCCCTGGGATAAGAACCCAGAGGCACTGGCCAAATGGGCTGAGGCTAAAACTGGTTTCCCATGGATCGATGCCATCATGACTCAACTGAGGCAGGAAGGCTGGATCCATCATCTGGCTCGTCATGCTGTGGCTTGCTTTCTCACCCGAGGAGACCTATGGATCAGTTGGGAGGAGGGCATGAAG GTTTTTGAGGAGCTCCTACTGGATGCAGACTGGAGTGTGAATGCAGGCAGCTGGATGTGGCTCTCTTGTAGCTCATTCTTTCAGCAGTTCTTCCACTGCTACTGTCCAGTAGGGTTTGGTCGGCGTACTGACCCTAATGGGGACTTCATTAG ACGCTATTTACCTATTCTTCGAGGTTTTCCGGCCAAGTATATCTACGATCCATGGAACGCCCCAGATTCGGTGCAGACTGCAGCAAAGTGCATCATTGGAGTCCATTACCCAAAGCCCATGGTGAACCATGCAGAGGCCAGTCGCCTTAACATTGAGAGGATGAAACAGATCTACCAGCAACTCTCCCGCTATAGAGGACTAG GACTTCTGGCCTCCGTGCCATCTACGCACAACGGGAATGGGAATGGGATGGTCTACTCTCCAGGAGAACAGCAGTCTGGGAACAGCATACCAG CACCAGCCAAGTCAGGCAGTTCGGTTGCCAGTGGTAACCGGAGTGGAAGTATTTTGCTGAACTTTGACAATGAGGACCAGGGACCAAGCAGAATGCAGCAGCAACAAAAGCTAG gACGTGTGCTTCACACAGCCGCACAGCGTGTCACAtgtaagagggagagagaatcaGAACGAGACACTGAAGGTGACGACACCCTCTTCACCTCTAACAAGCTACAGCGACAAATAGCAGAGATCTCTACTGTGCATCGCACCAATGGCAACCAGCCTGGTATG agCTAG
- the cry3a gene encoding cryptochrome circadian regulator 3a isoform X5: MAPNSIHWFRKGLRLHDNPALQEAVRGAATIRCVYFLDPWFAGSSNLGVNRWRFLLQCLDDLDSSLRKLNSRLFVIRGQPANVFPRLFKEWEISRLTFEYDSEPFGKERDAAIKKLAMEAGVEVIVKISHTLYNLDKIIELNGGQPPLTYKRFQTLISRMDPPEMPVETMSSNIMGCCVTPLSEDHGDKYGVPSLEELGFDTEGLPSAVWPGGETEALTRIERHLERKAWVANFERPRMNANSLLASPTGLSPYLRFGCLSCRLFYFKLTDLYRKVKKTSSPPLSLYGQLLWREFFYTAATTNPRFDKMEGNPICVRIPWDKNPEALAKWAEAKTGFPWIDAIMTQLRQEGWIHHLARHAVACFLTRGDLWISWEEGMKVFEELLLDADWSVNAGSWMWLSCSSFFQQFFHCYCPVGFGRRTDPNGDFIRRYLPILRGFPAKYIYDPWNAPDSVQTAAKCIIGVHYPKPMVNHAEASRLNIERMKQIYQQLSRYRGLGLLASVPSTHNGNGNGMVYSPGEQQSGNSIPGRVLHTAAQRVTCKRERESERDTEGDDTLFTSNKLQRQIAEISTVHRTNGNQPVELDGHIKLK; this comes from the exons ATGGCCCCAAATTCCATCCACTGGTTTCGGAAGGGCCTGCGTCTGCATGACAACCCTGCACTTCAGGAGGCAGTGCGGGGTGCAGCCACCATTCGATGTGTTTACTTCCTGGACCCCTGGTTTGCTGGGTCCTCCAACCTTGGGGTCAACAGGTGgag aTTTCTCCTTCAGTGCCTAGATGATCTTGACTCCAGTCTCCGGAAGCTCAATTCACGCCTTTTTGTTATCCGAGGTCAACCAGCCAACGTTTTTCCACGACTGTTTAAG GAGTGGGAAATATCCAGGTTGACTTTCGAGTATGACTCAGAACCTTTTGGGAAGGAGCGGGATGCTGCTATTAAGAAGCTTGCAATGGAGGCTGGGGTGGAAGTCATTGTCAAGATCTCACATACGCTTTACAATCTGGACAA AATCATTGAGTTGAATGGCGGTCAGCCACCACTCACCTACAAGCGTTTCCAGACTCTGATCAGCCGTATGGACCCACCAGAGATGCCAGTGGAGACCATGTCTAGCAACATTATGGGCTGCTGCGTTACACCTCTATCTGAAGACCATGGGGACAAATATGGTGTGCCTTCTCTTGAAGAGCTGG ggTTTGACACAGAAGGACTACCCTCTGCTGTGTGGCCAGGCGGGGAGACAGAAGCATTAACAAGGATTGAGAGACACTTAGAGAGAAAG GCTTGGGTGGCCAACTTTGAGAGACCAAGGATGAATGCCAACTCCCTGCTGGCCAGCCCCACAGGTCTGAGCCCTTACCTTCGCTTTGGCTGCCTCTCCTGTCGCCTCTTCTATTTCAAACTCACAGATCTCTACAGAAAG gTAAAGAAGACCAGTAgccctcctctctccctctatgGCCAGCTGCTGTGGCGAGAATTTTTTTACACTGCTGCCACCACTAACCCACGATTTGACAAGATGGAGGGCAACCCCATCTGCGTTCGTATTCCCTGGGATAAGAACCCAGAGGCACTGGCCAAATGGGCTGAGGCTAAAACTGGTTTCCCATGGATCGATGCCATCATGACTCAACTGAGGCAGGAAGGCTGGATCCATCATCTGGCTCGTCATGCTGTGGCTTGCTTTCTCACCCGAGGAGACCTATGGATCAGTTGGGAGGAGGGCATGAAG GTTTTTGAGGAGCTCCTACTGGATGCAGACTGGAGTGTGAATGCAGGCAGCTGGATGTGGCTCTCTTGTAGCTCATTCTTTCAGCAGTTCTTCCACTGCTACTGTCCAGTAGGGTTTGGTCGGCGTACTGACCCTAATGGGGACTTCATTAG ACGCTATTTACCTATTCTTCGAGGTTTTCCGGCCAAGTATATCTACGATCCATGGAACGCCCCAGATTCGGTGCAGACTGCAGCAAAGTGCATCATTGGAGTCCATTACCCAAAGCCCATGGTGAACCATGCAGAGGCCAGTCGCCTTAACATTGAGAGGATGAAACAGATCTACCAGCAACTCTCCCGCTATAGAGGACTAG GACTTCTGGCCTCCGTGCCATCTACGCACAACGGGAATGGGAATGGGATGGTCTACTCTCCAGGAGAACAGCAGTCTGGGAACAGCATACCAG gACGTGTGCTTCACACAGCCGCACAGCGTGTCACAtgtaagagggagagagaatcaGAACGAGACACTGAAGGTGACGACACCCTCTTCACCTCTAACAAGCTACAGCGACAAATAGCAGAGATCTCTACTGTGCATCGCACCAATGGCAACCAGCCTG tagagCTAGATGGACATATCAAACTGAAGTGA
- the cry3a gene encoding cryptochrome circadian regulator 3a isoform X1, with protein MAPNSIHWFRKGLRLHDNPALQEAVRGAATIRCVYFLDPWFAGSSNLGVNRWRFLLQCLDDLDSSLRKLNSRLFVIRGQPANVFPRLFKEWEISRLTFEYDSEPFGKERDAAIKKLAMEAGVEVIVKISHTLYNLDKIIELNGGQPPLTYKRFQTLISRMDPPEMPVETMSSNIMGCCVTPLSEDHGDKYGVPSLEELGFDTEGLPSAVWPGGETEALTRIERHLERKAWVANFERPRMNANSLLASPTGLSPYLRFGCLSCRLFYFKLTDLYRKVKKTSSPPLSLYGQLLWREFFYTAATTNPRFDKMEGNPICVRIPWDKNPEALAKWAEAKTGFPWIDAIMTQLRQEGWIHHLARHAVACFLTRGDLWISWEEGMKVFEELLLDADWSVNAGSWMWLSCSSFFQQFFHCYCPVGFGRRTDPNGDFIRRYLPILRGFPAKYIYDPWNAPDSVQTAAKCIIGVHYPKPMVNHAEASRLNIERMKQIYQQLSRYRGLGLLASVPSTHNGNGNGMVYSPGEQQSGNSIPAPAKSGSSVASGNRSGSILLNFDNEDQGPSRMQQQQKLGRVLHTAAQRVTCKRERESERDTEGDDTLFTSNKLQRQIAEISTVHRTNGNQPVELDGHIKLK; from the exons ATGGCCCCAAATTCCATCCACTGGTTTCGGAAGGGCCTGCGTCTGCATGACAACCCTGCACTTCAGGAGGCAGTGCGGGGTGCAGCCACCATTCGATGTGTTTACTTCCTGGACCCCTGGTTTGCTGGGTCCTCCAACCTTGGGGTCAACAGGTGgag aTTTCTCCTTCAGTGCCTAGATGATCTTGACTCCAGTCTCCGGAAGCTCAATTCACGCCTTTTTGTTATCCGAGGTCAACCAGCCAACGTTTTTCCACGACTGTTTAAG GAGTGGGAAATATCCAGGTTGACTTTCGAGTATGACTCAGAACCTTTTGGGAAGGAGCGGGATGCTGCTATTAAGAAGCTTGCAATGGAGGCTGGGGTGGAAGTCATTGTCAAGATCTCACATACGCTTTACAATCTGGACAA AATCATTGAGTTGAATGGCGGTCAGCCACCACTCACCTACAAGCGTTTCCAGACTCTGATCAGCCGTATGGACCCACCAGAGATGCCAGTGGAGACCATGTCTAGCAACATTATGGGCTGCTGCGTTACACCTCTATCTGAAGACCATGGGGACAAATATGGTGTGCCTTCTCTTGAAGAGCTGG ggTTTGACACAGAAGGACTACCCTCTGCTGTGTGGCCAGGCGGGGAGACAGAAGCATTAACAAGGATTGAGAGACACTTAGAGAGAAAG GCTTGGGTGGCCAACTTTGAGAGACCAAGGATGAATGCCAACTCCCTGCTGGCCAGCCCCACAGGTCTGAGCCCTTACCTTCGCTTTGGCTGCCTCTCCTGTCGCCTCTTCTATTTCAAACTCACAGATCTCTACAGAAAG gTAAAGAAGACCAGTAgccctcctctctccctctatgGCCAGCTGCTGTGGCGAGAATTTTTTTACACTGCTGCCACCACTAACCCACGATTTGACAAGATGGAGGGCAACCCCATCTGCGTTCGTATTCCCTGGGATAAGAACCCAGAGGCACTGGCCAAATGGGCTGAGGCTAAAACTGGTTTCCCATGGATCGATGCCATCATGACTCAACTGAGGCAGGAAGGCTGGATCCATCATCTGGCTCGTCATGCTGTGGCTTGCTTTCTCACCCGAGGAGACCTATGGATCAGTTGGGAGGAGGGCATGAAG GTTTTTGAGGAGCTCCTACTGGATGCAGACTGGAGTGTGAATGCAGGCAGCTGGATGTGGCTCTCTTGTAGCTCATTCTTTCAGCAGTTCTTCCACTGCTACTGTCCAGTAGGGTTTGGTCGGCGTACTGACCCTAATGGGGACTTCATTAG ACGCTATTTACCTATTCTTCGAGGTTTTCCGGCCAAGTATATCTACGATCCATGGAACGCCCCAGATTCGGTGCAGACTGCAGCAAAGTGCATCATTGGAGTCCATTACCCAAAGCCCATGGTGAACCATGCAGAGGCCAGTCGCCTTAACATTGAGAGGATGAAACAGATCTACCAGCAACTCTCCCGCTATAGAGGACTAG GACTTCTGGCCTCCGTGCCATCTACGCACAACGGGAATGGGAATGGGATGGTCTACTCTCCAGGAGAACAGCAGTCTGGGAACAGCATACCAG CACCAGCCAAGTCAGGCAGTTCGGTTGCCAGTGGTAACCGGAGTGGAAGTATTTTGCTGAACTTTGACAATGAGGACCAGGGACCAAGCAGAATGCAGCAGCAACAAAAGCTAG gACGTGTGCTTCACACAGCCGCACAGCGTGTCACAtgtaagagggagagagaatcaGAACGAGACACTGAAGGTGACGACACCCTCTTCACCTCTAACAAGCTACAGCGACAAATAGCAGAGATCTCTACTGTGCATCGCACCAATGGCAACCAGCCTG tagagCTAGATGGACATATCAAACTGAAGTGA
- the cry3a gene encoding cryptochrome circadian regulator 3a isoform X4, translated as MAPNSIHWFRKGLRLHDNPALQEAVRGAATIRCVYFLDPWFAGSSNLGVNRWRFLLQCLDDLDSSLRKLNSRLFVIRGQPANVFPRLFKEWEISRLTFEYDSEPFGKERDAAIKKLAMEAGVEVIVKISHTLYNLDKIIELNGGQPPLTYKRFQTLISRMDPPEMPVETMSSNIMGCCVTPLSEDHGDKYGVPSLEELGFDTEGLPSAVWPGGETEALTRIERHLERKAWVANFERPRMNANSLLASPTGLSPYLRFGCLSCRLFYFKLTDLYRKVKKTSSPPLSLYGQLLWREFFYTAATTNPRFDKMEGNPICVRIPWDKNPEALAKWAEAKTGFPWIDAIMTQLRQEGWIHHLARHAVACFLTRGDLWISWEEGMKVFEELLLDADWSVNAGSWMWLSCSSFFQQFFHCYCPVGFGRRTDPNGDFIRRYLPILRGFPAKYIYDPWNAPDSVQTAAKCIIGVHYPKPMVNHAEASRLNIERMKQIYQQLSRYRGLGLLASVPSTHNGNGNGMVYSPGEQQSGNSIPAPAKSGSSVASGNRSGSILLNFDNEDQGPSRMQQQQKLGRVLHTAAQRVTCKRERESERDTEGDDTLFTSNKLQRQIAEISTVHRTNGNQPGM; from the exons ATGGCCCCAAATTCCATCCACTGGTTTCGGAAGGGCCTGCGTCTGCATGACAACCCTGCACTTCAGGAGGCAGTGCGGGGTGCAGCCACCATTCGATGTGTTTACTTCCTGGACCCCTGGTTTGCTGGGTCCTCCAACCTTGGGGTCAACAGGTGgag aTTTCTCCTTCAGTGCCTAGATGATCTTGACTCCAGTCTCCGGAAGCTCAATTCACGCCTTTTTGTTATCCGAGGTCAACCAGCCAACGTTTTTCCACGACTGTTTAAG GAGTGGGAAATATCCAGGTTGACTTTCGAGTATGACTCAGAACCTTTTGGGAAGGAGCGGGATGCTGCTATTAAGAAGCTTGCAATGGAGGCTGGGGTGGAAGTCATTGTCAAGATCTCACATACGCTTTACAATCTGGACAA AATCATTGAGTTGAATGGCGGTCAGCCACCACTCACCTACAAGCGTTTCCAGACTCTGATCAGCCGTATGGACCCACCAGAGATGCCAGTGGAGACCATGTCTAGCAACATTATGGGCTGCTGCGTTACACCTCTATCTGAAGACCATGGGGACAAATATGGTGTGCCTTCTCTTGAAGAGCTGG ggTTTGACACAGAAGGACTACCCTCTGCTGTGTGGCCAGGCGGGGAGACAGAAGCATTAACAAGGATTGAGAGACACTTAGAGAGAAAG GCTTGGGTGGCCAACTTTGAGAGACCAAGGATGAATGCCAACTCCCTGCTGGCCAGCCCCACAGGTCTGAGCCCTTACCTTCGCTTTGGCTGCCTCTCCTGTCGCCTCTTCTATTTCAAACTCACAGATCTCTACAGAAAG gTAAAGAAGACCAGTAgccctcctctctccctctatgGCCAGCTGCTGTGGCGAGAATTTTTTTACACTGCTGCCACCACTAACCCACGATTTGACAAGATGGAGGGCAACCCCATCTGCGTTCGTATTCCCTGGGATAAGAACCCAGAGGCACTGGCCAAATGGGCTGAGGCTAAAACTGGTTTCCCATGGATCGATGCCATCATGACTCAACTGAGGCAGGAAGGCTGGATCCATCATCTGGCTCGTCATGCTGTGGCTTGCTTTCTCACCCGAGGAGACCTATGGATCAGTTGGGAGGAGGGCATGAAG GTTTTTGAGGAGCTCCTACTGGATGCAGACTGGAGTGTGAATGCAGGCAGCTGGATGTGGCTCTCTTGTAGCTCATTCTTTCAGCAGTTCTTCCACTGCTACTGTCCAGTAGGGTTTGGTCGGCGTACTGACCCTAATGGGGACTTCATTAG ACGCTATTTACCTATTCTTCGAGGTTTTCCGGCCAAGTATATCTACGATCCATGGAACGCCCCAGATTCGGTGCAGACTGCAGCAAAGTGCATCATTGGAGTCCATTACCCAAAGCCCATGGTGAACCATGCAGAGGCCAGTCGCCTTAACATTGAGAGGATGAAACAGATCTACCAGCAACTCTCCCGCTATAGAGGACTAG GACTTCTGGCCTCCGTGCCATCTACGCACAACGGGAATGGGAATGGGATGGTCTACTCTCCAGGAGAACAGCAGTCTGGGAACAGCATACCAG CACCAGCCAAGTCAGGCAGTTCGGTTGCCAGTGGTAACCGGAGTGGAAGTATTTTGCTGAACTTTGACAATGAGGACCAGGGACCAAGCAGAATGCAGCAGCAACAAAAGCTAG gACGTGTGCTTCACACAGCCGCACAGCGTGTCACAtgtaagagggagagagaatcaGAACGAGACACTGAAGGTGACGACACCCTCTTCACCTCTAACAAGCTACAGCGACAAATAGCAGAGATCTCTACTGTGCATCGCACCAATGGCAACCAGCCTGGTATG tag
- the cry3a gene encoding cryptochrome circadian regulator 3a isoform X2, translating to MAPNSIHWFRKGLRLHDNPALQEAVRGAATIRCVYFLDPWFAGSSNLGVNRWRFLLQCLDDLDSSLRKLNSRLFVIRGQPANVFPRLFKEWEISRLTFEYDSEPFGKERDAAIKKLAMEAGVEVIVKISHTLYNLDKIIELNGGQPPLTYKRFQTLISRMDPPEMPVETMSSNIMGCCVTPLSEDHGDKYGVPSLEELGFDTEGLPSAVWPGGETEALTRIERHLERKAWVANFERPRMNANSLLASPTGLSPYLRFGCLSCRLFYFKLTDLYRKVKKTSSPPLSLYGQLLWREFFYTAATTNPRFDKMEGNPICVRIPWDKNPEALAKWAEAKTGFPWIDAIMTQLRQEGWIHHLARHAVACFLTRGDLWISWEEGMKVFEELLLDADWSVNAGSWMWLSCSSFFQQFFHCYCPVGFGRRTDPNGDFIRRYLPILRGFPAKYIYDPWNAPDSVQTAAKCIIGVHYPKPMVNHAEASRLNIERMKQIYQQLSRYRGLGLLASVPSTHNGNGNGMVYSPGEQQSGNSIPAPAKSGSSVASGNRSGSILLNFDNEDQGPSRMQQQQKLGRVLHTAAQRVTCKRERESERDTEGDDTLFTSNKLQRQIAEISTVHRTNGNQPELDGHIKLK from the exons ATGGCCCCAAATTCCATCCACTGGTTTCGGAAGGGCCTGCGTCTGCATGACAACCCTGCACTTCAGGAGGCAGTGCGGGGTGCAGCCACCATTCGATGTGTTTACTTCCTGGACCCCTGGTTTGCTGGGTCCTCCAACCTTGGGGTCAACAGGTGgag aTTTCTCCTTCAGTGCCTAGATGATCTTGACTCCAGTCTCCGGAAGCTCAATTCACGCCTTTTTGTTATCCGAGGTCAACCAGCCAACGTTTTTCCACGACTGTTTAAG GAGTGGGAAATATCCAGGTTGACTTTCGAGTATGACTCAGAACCTTTTGGGAAGGAGCGGGATGCTGCTATTAAGAAGCTTGCAATGGAGGCTGGGGTGGAAGTCATTGTCAAGATCTCACATACGCTTTACAATCTGGACAA AATCATTGAGTTGAATGGCGGTCAGCCACCACTCACCTACAAGCGTTTCCAGACTCTGATCAGCCGTATGGACCCACCAGAGATGCCAGTGGAGACCATGTCTAGCAACATTATGGGCTGCTGCGTTACACCTCTATCTGAAGACCATGGGGACAAATATGGTGTGCCTTCTCTTGAAGAGCTGG ggTTTGACACAGAAGGACTACCCTCTGCTGTGTGGCCAGGCGGGGAGACAGAAGCATTAACAAGGATTGAGAGACACTTAGAGAGAAAG GCTTGGGTGGCCAACTTTGAGAGACCAAGGATGAATGCCAACTCCCTGCTGGCCAGCCCCACAGGTCTGAGCCCTTACCTTCGCTTTGGCTGCCTCTCCTGTCGCCTCTTCTATTTCAAACTCACAGATCTCTACAGAAAG gTAAAGAAGACCAGTAgccctcctctctccctctatgGCCAGCTGCTGTGGCGAGAATTTTTTTACACTGCTGCCACCACTAACCCACGATTTGACAAGATGGAGGGCAACCCCATCTGCGTTCGTATTCCCTGGGATAAGAACCCAGAGGCACTGGCCAAATGGGCTGAGGCTAAAACTGGTTTCCCATGGATCGATGCCATCATGACTCAACTGAGGCAGGAAGGCTGGATCCATCATCTGGCTCGTCATGCTGTGGCTTGCTTTCTCACCCGAGGAGACCTATGGATCAGTTGGGAGGAGGGCATGAAG GTTTTTGAGGAGCTCCTACTGGATGCAGACTGGAGTGTGAATGCAGGCAGCTGGATGTGGCTCTCTTGTAGCTCATTCTTTCAGCAGTTCTTCCACTGCTACTGTCCAGTAGGGTTTGGTCGGCGTACTGACCCTAATGGGGACTTCATTAG ACGCTATTTACCTATTCTTCGAGGTTTTCCGGCCAAGTATATCTACGATCCATGGAACGCCCCAGATTCGGTGCAGACTGCAGCAAAGTGCATCATTGGAGTCCATTACCCAAAGCCCATGGTGAACCATGCAGAGGCCAGTCGCCTTAACATTGAGAGGATGAAACAGATCTACCAGCAACTCTCCCGCTATAGAGGACTAG GACTTCTGGCCTCCGTGCCATCTACGCACAACGGGAATGGGAATGGGATGGTCTACTCTCCAGGAGAACAGCAGTCTGGGAACAGCATACCAG CACCAGCCAAGTCAGGCAGTTCGGTTGCCAGTGGTAACCGGAGTGGAAGTATTTTGCTGAACTTTGACAATGAGGACCAGGGACCAAGCAGAATGCAGCAGCAACAAAAGCTAG gACGTGTGCTTCACACAGCCGCACAGCGTGTCACAtgtaagagggagagagaatcaGAACGAGACACTGAAGGTGACGACACCCTCTTCACCTCTAACAAGCTACAGCGACAAATAGCAGAGATCTCTACTGTGCATCGCACCAATGGCAACCAGCCTG agCTAGATGGACATATCAAACTGAAGTGA